From the Euphorbia lathyris chromosome 6, ddEupLath1.1, whole genome shotgun sequence genome, one window contains:
- the LOC136234249 gene encoding uncharacterized protein isoform X3: MGACLCGPMQSRRRIVRIHTYSDKIESAHPDRSYKNPSFQGTAEFFDARWVFYEWGCQECNLSDGEGMNLIMYFRVSEGYSKELPSRFQESISRLINDEVERVGGFPVDTVAAFRNRLTILRRLANTDDLQLSSAERKLVNSYKEKPVLSQPQHEFYLGENYLEVDIDVHRFSYVARKGLEAFQNRLNLCTLDFGLTIQGNKAEDLPENMLCCIRLNKLDPMKCKIFGC, encoded by the exons ATGGGAGCTTGCCTTTGTGGACCGATGCAGAGCAGGAGAAGGATAGTGAGAATTCACACGTACTCCGATAAAATTGAAAGTGCCCATCCAGATCGATCTTACAAGAATCCTTCTTTCCaag GAACTGCAGAATTCTTTGATGCTAG ATGGGTTTTCTATGAATGGGGATGCCAAGAATGCAATCTTAG TGATGGAGAAGGGATGAATTTGATAATGTATTTTAGGGTGTCGGAAGGTTACTCTAAGGAGCTTCCCTCTCGTTTTCAAGAGAGTATCAGT AGGTTAATTAATGATGAGGTTGAGAGAGTCGGAGGCTTTCCAGTTGATACAGTTGCAGCATTCAGAAATAGATTAACGATTTTGCGACGGCTAGCAAACACTGATGATCTGCAATTAAGCTCTGCTGAGAGGAAGCTTGTAAATTCTTACAAAGAAAAACCTGTTCTCTCACAGCCTCAGCATGAATTCTATCTG GGAGAAAATTACTTGGAGGTGGACATCGACGTGCACAGATTCAGCTACGTGGCTAGAAAGGGATTAGAAGCCTTTCAAAACAGGCTGAACCTGTGCACCTTAGACTTTGGGCTGACAATTCAGGGGAACAAGGCGGAAGACTTGCCTGAGAATATGCTATGCTGTATACGCCTCAACAAACTCGACCCTATGAAATGTAAGATATTTGGGTGTTGA
- the LOC136234249 gene encoding uncharacterized protein isoform X4 has protein sequence MGACLCGPMQSRRRIVRIHTYSDKIESAHPDRSYKNPSFQGTAEFFDARWVFYEWGCQECNLRVSEGYSKELPSRFQESISRLINDEVERVGGFPVDTVAAFRNRLTILRRLANTDDLQLSSAERKLVNSYKEKPVLSQPQHEFYLGENYLEVDIDVHRFSYVARKGLEAFQNRLNLCTLDFGLTIQGNKAEDLPENMLCCIRLNKLDPMKCKIFGC, from the exons ATGGGAGCTTGCCTTTGTGGACCGATGCAGAGCAGGAGAAGGATAGTGAGAATTCACACGTACTCCGATAAAATTGAAAGTGCCCATCCAGATCGATCTTACAAGAATCCTTCTTTCCaag GAACTGCAGAATTCTTTGATGCTAG ATGGGTTTTCTATGAATGGGGATGCCAAGAATGCAATCTTAG GGTGTCGGAAGGTTACTCTAAGGAGCTTCCCTCTCGTTTTCAAGAGAGTATCAGT AGGTTAATTAATGATGAGGTTGAGAGAGTCGGAGGCTTTCCAGTTGATACAGTTGCAGCATTCAGAAATAGATTAACGATTTTGCGACGGCTAGCAAACACTGATGATCTGCAATTAAGCTCTGCTGAGAGGAAGCTTGTAAATTCTTACAAAGAAAAACCTGTTCTCTCACAGCCTCAGCATGAATTCTATCTG GGAGAAAATTACTTGGAGGTGGACATCGACGTGCACAGATTCAGCTACGTGGCTAGAAAGGGATTAGAAGCCTTTCAAAACAGGCTGAACCTGTGCACCTTAGACTTTGGGCTGACAATTCAGGGGAACAAGGCGGAAGACTTGCCTGAGAATATGCTATGCTGTATACGCCTCAACAAACTCGACCCTATGAAATGTAAGATATTTGGGTGTTGA
- the LOC136234249 gene encoding uncharacterized protein isoform X2, producing MGACLCGPMQSRRRIVRIHTYSDKIESAHPDRSYKNPSFQGTAEFFDARSHDSDEFYSVCEGLWIYLCDFCIFFWSRWVFYEWGCQECNLRVSEGYSKELPSRFQESISRLINDEVERVGGFPVDTVAAFRNRLTILRRLANTDDLQLSSAERKLVNSYKEKPVLSQPQHEFYLGENYLEVDIDVHRFSYVARKGLEAFQNRLNLCTLDFGLTIQGNKAEDLPENMLCCIRLNKLDPMKCKIFGC from the exons ATGGGAGCTTGCCTTTGTGGACCGATGCAGAGCAGGAGAAGGATAGTGAGAATTCACACGTACTCCGATAAAATTGAAAGTGCCCATCCAGATCGATCTTACAAGAATCCTTCTTTCCaag GAACTGCAGAATTCTTTGATGCTAGGTCACATGATTCGGATGAGTTCTACAGTGTTTGTGAAGGTTTGTGGATTTACTTATGTGATTTTTGTATCTTTTTTTGGTCCAGATGGGTTTTCTATGAATGGGGATGCCAAGAATGCAATCTTAG GGTGTCGGAAGGTTACTCTAAGGAGCTTCCCTCTCGTTTTCAAGAGAGTATCAGT AGGTTAATTAATGATGAGGTTGAGAGAGTCGGAGGCTTTCCAGTTGATACAGTTGCAGCATTCAGAAATAGATTAACGATTTTGCGACGGCTAGCAAACACTGATGATCTGCAATTAAGCTCTGCTGAGAGGAAGCTTGTAAATTCTTACAAAGAAAAACCTGTTCTCTCACAGCCTCAGCATGAATTCTATCTG GGAGAAAATTACTTGGAGGTGGACATCGACGTGCACAGATTCAGCTACGTGGCTAGAAAGGGATTAGAAGCCTTTCAAAACAGGCTGAACCTGTGCACCTTAGACTTTGGGCTGACAATTCAGGGGAACAAGGCGGAAGACTTGCCTGAGAATATGCTATGCTGTATACGCCTCAACAAACTCGACCCTATGAAATGTAAGATATTTGGGTGTTGA
- the LOC136234249 gene encoding uncharacterized protein isoform X1, whose protein sequence is MGACLCGPMQSRRRIVRIHTYSDKIESAHPDRSYKNPSFQGTAEFFDARSHDSDEFYSVCEGLWIYLCDFCIFFWSRWVFYEWGCQECNLSDGEGMNLIMYFRVSEGYSKELPSRFQESISRLINDEVERVGGFPVDTVAAFRNRLTILRRLANTDDLQLSSAERKLVNSYKEKPVLSQPQHEFYLGENYLEVDIDVHRFSYVARKGLEAFQNRLNLCTLDFGLTIQGNKAEDLPENMLCCIRLNKLDPMKCKIFGC, encoded by the exons ATGGGAGCTTGCCTTTGTGGACCGATGCAGAGCAGGAGAAGGATAGTGAGAATTCACACGTACTCCGATAAAATTGAAAGTGCCCATCCAGATCGATCTTACAAGAATCCTTCTTTCCaag GAACTGCAGAATTCTTTGATGCTAGGTCACATGATTCGGATGAGTTCTACAGTGTTTGTGAAGGTTTGTGGATTTACTTATGTGATTTTTGTATCTTTTTTTGGTCCAGATGGGTTTTCTATGAATGGGGATGCCAAGAATGCAATCTTAG TGATGGAGAAGGGATGAATTTGATAATGTATTTTAGGGTGTCGGAAGGTTACTCTAAGGAGCTTCCCTCTCGTTTTCAAGAGAGTATCAGT AGGTTAATTAATGATGAGGTTGAGAGAGTCGGAGGCTTTCCAGTTGATACAGTTGCAGCATTCAGAAATAGATTAACGATTTTGCGACGGCTAGCAAACACTGATGATCTGCAATTAAGCTCTGCTGAGAGGAAGCTTGTAAATTCTTACAAAGAAAAACCTGTTCTCTCACAGCCTCAGCATGAATTCTATCTG GGAGAAAATTACTTGGAGGTGGACATCGACGTGCACAGATTCAGCTACGTGGCTAGAAAGGGATTAGAAGCCTTTCAAAACAGGCTGAACCTGTGCACCTTAGACTTTGGGCTGACAATTCAGGGGAACAAGGCGGAAGACTTGCCTGAGAATATGCTATGCTGTATACGCCTCAACAAACTCGACCCTATGAAATGTAAGATATTTGGGTGTTGA
- the LOC136234250 gene encoding bifunctional 3-dehydroquinate dehydratase/shikimate dehydrogenase, chloroplastic-like produces the protein MSNLGRVSSVHRCYRSSDGKLIGYNTDCEASITAIKDALKEHGHNNNDRESFNSPLYGRQFCWLAWEEQEEHLHLVGKVEEPALSFSTLILRTKGLSDVVSGEAQSFENLNQFKPEKGAFFANATPLGMHPNADTILKKKTKPAFCTCSRANLNYLVLTSQSLPRNHLQLL, from the exons ATGTCTAATTTGGGTCGTGTTTCATCAGTCCATAGGTGCTATAGGTCCAGCGATGGCAAGCTGATAGGTTATAATACTGATTGTGAGGCTTCGATAACTGCTATCAAGGACGCTTTGAAAG AACACGGACATAACAACAATGACAGAGAATCCTTCAATTCTCCACTATATGGAAGACAATTCTGCTGGCTGGCGTGGGAGGAGCAGGAAGAGCACTTGCATTTGGTGGGAAAAGTAGAGGAGCCCGCATTATCATTTTCGACATTGATTTTG AGAACGAAGGGCCTGTCAGATGTTGTTTCAGGCGAAGCTCAGTCTTTCGAGAATCTCAATCAATTCAAACCAGAGAAAGGAGCTTTCTTTGCAAATGCAACACCATTAGGAATGCATCCAAATGCAGATacaattcttaaaaaaaaaacg AAACCAGCCTTCTGCACTTGCAGCAGAGCCAATCTCAACTACCTAGTTTTGACTTCCCAATCTCTACCAAGAAATCACCTTCAGTTATTATAG
- the LOC136234251 gene encoding uncharacterized protein isoform X1 translates to MPMLAEVLLAYLICGICCLINCSLLITNASLFRWNSIIGFNQCCSINLDGVLMVLGLEEMEFEDTFFPLPLFLLPLWKPTHLRLGMSDLKEAIVGVEESEVCR, encoded by the exons ATGCCTATGCTTGCTGAAGTACTCTTAGCGTATTTG ATTTGCGGCATCTGCTGCTTAATAAACTGCTCTCTTCTCATTACTAATGCATCTCTGTTCAGATGGAATTCAATTATTGGGTTCAATCAG TGTTGCTCAATCAATTTGGATGGAGTGTTGATGGTACTTGGATTAGAGGAAATGGAATTTGAAG ATACCTTCTTCCCACTTCCTCTGTTTTTGCTGCCTCTATG GAAACCTACACATTTACGGTTGGGTATGAGTGACCTTAAAGAAGCCATTGTTGGTGTTGAAGAAAGTGAAGTATGTAGATGA
- the LOC136234251 gene encoding uncharacterized protein isoform X3 codes for MPMLAEVLLAYLICGICCLINCSLLITNASLFRWNSIIGFNQGGRFNFRCGCVLEVYVNLLLNQFGWSVDGTWIRGNGI; via the exons ATGCCTATGCTTGCTGAAGTACTCTTAGCGTATTTG ATTTGCGGCATCTGCTGCTTAATAAACTGCTCTCTTCTCATTACTAATGCATCTCTGTTCAGATGGAATTCAATTATTGGGTTCAATCAG GGTGGAAGATTCAATTTCAGATGCGGCTGCGTGTTGGAGGTCTATGTCAACT TGTTGCTCAATCAATTTGGATGGAGTGTTGATGGTACTTGGATTAGAGGAAATGGAATTTGA
- the LOC136234251 gene encoding uncharacterized protein isoform X2, with protein MHLCSDGIQLLGSIRVEDSISDAAACWRSMSTCCSINLDGVLMVLGLEEMEFEDTFFPLPLFLLPLWKPTHLRLGMSDLKEAIVGVEESEVCR; from the exons ATGCATCTCTGTTCAGATGGAATTCAATTATTGGGTTCAATCAG GGTGGAAGATTCAATTTCAGATGCGGCTGCGTGTTGGAGGTCTATGTCAACT TGTTGCTCAATCAATTTGGATGGAGTGTTGATGGTACTTGGATTAGAGGAAATGGAATTTGAAG ATACCTTCTTCCCACTTCCTCTGTTTTTGCTGCCTCTATG GAAACCTACACATTTACGGTTGGGTATGAGTGACCTTAAAGAAGCCATTGTTGGTGTTGAAGAAAGTGAAGTATGTAGATGA